The nucleotide sequence CCGTCGCGGTCAAAGAGCTGGTTCGGGGTATTTCATTCTTTTCCGAATCCAGGCCGGGTTGCGTCGGCAATCCAGGATTGCGCGCACCTGCACGTCATTTTCCGTCACGCGATAGAATACAGCAAAGGGAAATCGCTTTGAAAGAAGTCTGTGGTATTCGAAATAGATTGGATGTATACCACCAAAGAAAGCCAGAGAGTCGATATCCGACCAGAGAGA is from bacterium and encodes:
- a CDS encoding type II toxin-antitoxin system RelE/ParE family toxin — encoded protein: MNVTVLEDALVDLADGYRFYEQQSGGLGIYFLDSLWSDIDSLAFFGGIHPIYFEYHRLLSKRFPFAVFYRVTENDVQVRAILDCRRNPAWIRKRMKYPEPAL